The window AGTCATTTCCTGTGCAGTCTTTGGTGACTGACCTTCACCCCTGGCCGAACGTTGCACACAGCTCAGGCCCTCCCTCCACCACTCCCTCTTTCTCCTAGGCTCCCTTCTCCAGGAATTTCATCACTCGCCAGAACAGCAAGAACATTTGTGGTCTATTTCTCTGTTAGTGTTTAACCAAACATCTGTCTCCACTGGGTGGGCTGAACTGGTGGAAGGAAGACTAAGGGCCCAAGCCTCAGGAAGACAACTCCTGCAGGGTGACTTGCTGTCTTctgtgggagagggaggagggcatTGGGCTGGTGGCACAGAAGTGAGTCACAATGGAATCTGACTTCACCTCCAAGGACGCTTATCTAAGGCATTTTAACCCTCGGGATTACCTAGAAAAATACTACAACTTTGGGTCTAAACCCTCTGCAGAAAACCAGATTCTTAAGCatcttctgaaaaatcttttcaaaatattctgccTAGGTAAGTTTGTCTgctgtctctgtatcttctgtcTAAACATGAGTGATATGGTCAGGGCATGACTGGATTTGTGTCTAGCTGTTATTATTTTGACAACCTTTTTTGGCATCACCCATTTATTTAACTAGGATAAAAGCTAATGTTGACTTAGACATTTTGCAGTTTACAAAGTGCTTTTATATCCATTATCTCATTCGGTCATGCAAAAGGGAAACCTCAGGGCTTGAGTGATGTCCTTGAGTCCACACTGATTTGCTAGGTGACTTAAGGGAGCCATTTAAACTCAATGGGCCACTTAAGAAATTGAGACTCTAAGTTCAAGGTCGGCCTGGGCAACATGGTAATACtgtctaaaaaagaaagaaagagtcttATTTGGTTCTTAACTGAAAGGAATATTGTGAATATGCATGAAGTAAAGACCTCTTAACATATTAACATAATGCATTAATATGTTAACAAGTTCTCAACATACTAAGAACTAGGTGGTTTTCAGGGGCAGGGGACaatataaaaacttaatttttaaacaaaaaattaattttcatccAAAGCATTCCTTAATAGTTTTTACATTCTGTGTCTTTTGGGATCAGGGATCTGTATACCAGATGtggatcttttttctttctcatagaCCTTAAAATAGTCCAATAAAACATGTCTCCACCCTGAATTGgggaatggaaaatgaaaagatactttACAAAAGAACTTTGAGTGAAGTGTGAATAGTCTGGTGGTCAGCCTTTGAGGATATCCAGCATAATCCCACTAAAGAAACTATAAATACAGCTGTCTGCTATTGTGTCATACCTGACTCCCCTTCCTCATTCAAACCAGGTAGTATAAAGGGAGACCTCCTGATAGACATCGGCTCTGGTCCCACCATCTACCAGCTCCTCTCTGCTTGCGAGTCCTTCAAGGAGATCATTGCCACTGACTACACGGACCAGAACCTGCAGGAGCTGGAGAAGTGGCTGAGGAAGGAGCCCGGGGCCTTCGACTGGTCTCCGGTGGTAACCTACGTGTGTGATCTCGAAGGGAACAGGTAGGGCAACTGGTGTCTGCTTCTCAACTTTCTGAGGGTATCTGAATGACAGTTGGTTTATCTGAACTAAGGATTGTCCTTAGAACTCAAGTCAAAAAAGCCAGGGAAACAGAGAgaccagagagggagggagggaaggaggaggggtagaGAGAGTAATCTGAATGCAGAATGAgagctaaagaaagaaaaagttgaagtatagttttgtgtgtgtgtgcacacatgcacacacacacacacacaccagaacaGCAAAAGACACAGGGAGAGAGTTGAACAGATGGATACTGAGCCAAGAGGAATCGACACATAAGCTTTCCAGGCATGTGGGGGGTGCGGTAGTGTGTGGTTCAGTTACCATGGGCCCAAGTTTTAGGAAAATATCAAATGAGGGCGGACCCAACTCCTCACCAGCAGCCTTCAAGAGTTTGAAATTCCCTTGAATTTGCACATTAATTTAGGAGAATAAACATAATGAATGTCCAGTCTACAAACATGGTTTGTCTCTTCATTTGCTTATGAATTACTCTTAGCAGTGTTTTACAAGTTTCATATTGTgcatgtgtttaaattttttctaagtatctttaaatgctattattatgcttaaaaattttcattgaatCAGTTTCATAGAGAAATACAATTTATCTTATATATTGGCTTCTTTCCTATGACCTTGCTGACATCACTAATTAATTTTagtattgtttgttttggtagaTTCCATATGATTTTCTATGTACACTACTATactatctgaaaatgaaaatagattctCTTCTTCTAGTCcatctttttaccttttatttgttttttttttctggacttaTTGCACTGGCTAGCACTTCTAATgcaatgttaaataaaatgatgaaagcaGACAATTGTGCCTTATTGCATATCTtagaggaaaaatgttcaatgatTCATCATTAACACCTAAAAAGCTGTAGGTTTTTCATAGATATCATGACTTTATCAGAATAAAGTCCTTCATATTAGCTTCTTGAAAGTTTTTAAtcaaatgttgaattttgtcagttttttttgcatttattgaaatggtcatgtgattttttcttctttattttgaagatgtGAATTATATTGGATGGTTTTAAATGCTAAAGCAAACTAGCATAAACCGCTTCGTCATGAAGTGTTGGCCTTTTTATGTACTGATGAACATGATTTGTTAATACTAATAattttcattctgtatttctGAGGGATAGTGGACtatcttattttttgttatatgCTTGACAGATATTGATATCATCATGATTCTGGAGTCATAAAACAAGTTGGAAGTGTTTTCTCAAAGAGTTTGTGTgttatttattcttcttaaatGATTGACAGAATTCACCATGGAATTATCTGGACCTtaagaatttgtgtgtgtgtgagtgtgtgtgtgcatgcacacttGTATgaacatgtgcatgtgtatagttttttaaaattccgAATAGCATTTCTTTGTTGActgtttgcattttctatttcttttttatatatgttttgatgaatttttttaagtacaatACTTTACTAGCATGGAAAGAATTTGTGCCTGTCAGCTTTATGAGTataatttttttacattcttcTTTTAATACCCTTTCATGTCTATGGGGTCTGTGGTAATCTCTCTGATTCTTGATACTTGACAAATATGTCTTTTTAAGAAATCTTGATCAATCTTACTAGAAATTGatcaattttgttaatctttttaaagaaacaacttttggctttgttgattttctctgttcatttcctattttattggtttatagtcttatttttcttatttcttcatcttacttactttaattcttcttttgttgttaaaaattatttttctagctttccaaaattcttccttttaaaattttctcacttCTTAAAATGCAAGGTTAAATCCAGTGATctcttgtatttctttcttctaatgcAGGCATTAAAGCTACAAATTTTCCTCACACTGTTTAAGCTGCTTCCCATgatttttgatatattgtatttttattactatcTAATTTggcatatttctaattttttttcatttttaaccatgAATTATCTAGATTTGTGTTGTTTAGTTTACAAACATTTGGGGATTTTTCTTGATATCTTATTGTCAttgtttctaatttaattttgttgtagTTAGGGACTTATCTATGGTCCAGCATATAGTCTGTTTTGTTGGATATTATCTCTGCTATCtacattgaaaataatatatattgtcCAGTTGTACTTATAGGTTCAATAAATATCAATTAATCCAGGCAGAATCATAGTGTTTTTTTGAAATTACTATATCCTTACTGATTTTTTGTTTACATGTTCTACCaattacaaagaggaaaattaaaatctcataCTATGATTGCAAATTTATCCCTTGCTCTCTATAGTTTTGTCAACATTTGCTTCATGCATTTTGAAACTCTGTTAttatatgcatacatttttagtattattatgtcttcttgatgaaatgatcattttattttcatggaatatctACTTTTATTTCCAGTAGCACACTTTTTCTtaaagtctactttgtctgaCATTAATATGGGCACATCAACCTTCCTATGATTGGTGTTTGCATGGTGTTGTAGGCAACCTCTAAAATAATCCCCAATAATCCTGGGCTCAATTGTTCACATCCTTGTTTAATCCTCTCCCCTAGAATATCTATTAGTTTGTCACTTAGTTCTTACTAATCAGGTAGAATGTATtcccaaaaacaacaacagaaaaacaacgaaaacaataataaaacccACCACTACACACATATTACAATGACCAAAATCCAGAGcactgacaataccaaatgctggtaAAGATGTGGAGCAACAGTAACTCTCAGTCATTACTGgtgaaaatgcaaaatggtacagcctcTTTGGAAGACAATTTGGCTCTTCCTAAAAAAAACTCAACATACCCTCACTATATGATTTAGCAATTGCATTTTTTGTTACTTgtccaaaggagttgaaaactcATGTCTACACAAAAACACAACCTTGGACATTTATAACTACTGTTTCATACTTGTCGAAAATTAAAGGTGACCAAGATTCAGCAGGTAAAGGAATAAACAAACTGTACTATATCCAAAGAATTATTATTTAGCATCATGAAGAAATGAGCTATCACGAATATTTGTGTCCCTCCCTCCAGAATCCCCATGTTGAATTCATCACCCCATAATTTGATGGTTTTAGGAattggggtctttgggaggtgatcagGTCATGAGGGCTGATTTCTCATTTGTGGGATTAATGCTCTTAtaagaggccccagagagctcTCTCATTCTCCTTCTGTCCTGTGAAGATTCACCTGCAGCCATCTGCAGTCCAGAAGAGTGTCTTCACCAGACACTACTGTGTTAGTACTTTGATCTTGAATTTACAGCCTCCTTTATAAGTCACCCATTccagggtattttgttatagaaacccAAATCGATTAAgactatgtatatttatatttaccctTCTGTCTGTGCAGTCTGgtgttcatttctttctgaagatATTGGCTTCTGTCTGACGTCCTTTCCCCTCTtcttaaaaaaaccccaaaaacttCTTTTGGTATTTCTTACTATACAGCTTGGctacaaaaaaattctttcagtttatcAACATCAGATAAGAATcagtaattttttcttcttcctaatatTAGGAATTTAACAATTTTTGATACCTAATGTCCCTCTGGCATCTCTCTTCCCAGCATGTATTGTTAAAATCTGAGatgtttaaattcaaatattataatttaaagaattatattttatttcaagatccAAGGGGACATTTGCTTTGATTATAATCATATTTACAGTTACTTGGACATATTTCATGctcatttatatgatttttttcaagttggTTTTAATTATGATTCATTTCTTAGTCAACTGAATagatctccaaatatttttttcagaaaaaccaCATAAGTGACATAAGCCCATGTGGGAAGGTATTTTTGTAACCTTTACACATGAACATCATAAAATTAGTTAATATTGCTTAAGTattgttccatttttcttggcATTTAGTAAAAAGTTGAGAGGGGTTATTTTCATATGCCATTTAAACCTCAGAATTCTAACCCCTTAGAATTTTATACAGTTAATCTTTAAAGTGAAGAtataatcttcaaaatgaaagtaatttaatCCTTCTCCTTTCTATTGAATGTGTGATTCCACGGAATGAAGTTAAcatgaactagaaaaaaaatacagctatgggatttggaaaatatcaaaaattattaaataaataaggaatttaCCAGGATTTGTGGATTTTCAGAGAaagtttgtattaaaaaaaaaaaagttccagacATTGTTAGACAATGCAGCTCTCCAAACTCTAAATCATGTGTCAAGAAGCCTTTTAGAACTTTGTTCTCAATTTCCCTAGCCATCGCAGACTTTTCCATCTCATTCAAAAATGAACCCTTAAAATTTTACAGGATACTAAAAGCATTACTTATCTCACGCTGGAATCATCAGCTTGGAACAATTGGCTCTTGAGACAACCCCTTTTCCAGTCTGTTAGAATGAGGAACTGTATTTTTGGCAGTAAGTTTCTGCATTCCTGTCTTTATCCTAATGCCAGATCCTGTGGCTCCAACTATTTTGAGAATGATAGTGATCCCATTCAACTTATAGCTTTCTCACATCCTCAAGTACTTCTATCAACCTACAACCTATTTCCCCCaagattatttcttctttatcagaAGCTATTTCTTGTGCTGACAGCTGCCAAGGACAATGAGCTGTGTCTcctcttcctgtgtctctggAGTATGCTGCATACATTTAGAAATCACTCATTTTCACAACCATCTGAAAGCTGTAAGACATTGGTACTAAACTCTTGTCatgaacagaagaaaatgaacttttcccTTAAGAAATCCTAGAAACAGCATGCGTTAACCTCTGGCCCCTGGAACTCGGAACACATTACTTAAATTTGTGGTCCCCACACTGGCAGCTTCAAGTCTCATTGGGAGCTTGctagaaatgcagactctcaggACTCACTGGTCACTACAGAATTGGAGTCTGTATTTTCACCAGAGCTGCAGGGGATTGGATGCACATTACAGTTGAAGAAGTGCTGGTGTTTAGAGAGGAGATTCCCACAGGTGTGCCAGTACACACAGGTGGGTGAGAGTTAGTTACAGGTGTGCTGTATGAACTGTTCTCAGCCCTCAGGGCAGCCAGGTGAGACCTGGAGAGGTTAGAGGCCTCTGGTTGCATCTGTATAGAGCAGCGCCTTCACTTAACCTCAGTGTACCTGACAGATCAAAAGCCTGAGCACCCACAGAGGTGACAGCTTGAGCACCCGCAGAGGtggcatttttctaaaataaatgctCTCCATGCAAAAATCTCCATATCTGCTTTAAAACGATGATGGTATATTGTCCAAAAGTACACACAATTGTGCCTGATTTGTTCCACAAACTAGTGGACGGCCTCTGTCACAAAGCATCTCTAGATTCTCATGGCTTGCAAAAGGATATTAATGTTCTTTCTCAAAATCAGGATCTTGAGGGTCGAGGTGATTGTTTTGGTGATGCTTGGGAGAAGTTTCTGCCTTTTGTAAGGATGCTGCTCTCTTAAATAGGTGTTCTCCCTGTATTACTCTCTGGGAGAATGAAGAGGGCAGGCTGAAAAACCTTCAACTAGTCATTGCCTTCCAGTTGGAGACCCTTCTACTCTGTGCCTCCAAGTCCCTTTAACTTAATGCATCCAAAATAGAAGGAAGCCCTGCTCCAGATCTGCTCTCTTTCTGGTATTCTTAGCTTCTTCATTGGCATCATCATACAATTAACTAGACAAAGCAGAAGTCAACCTTGTCATCTCTTTCTCTGTCATGTTCCATGTCTAATCTAGTACCAAGTTCTGTCCATTACACTTCCTGCATTCCTCTTgaaccattttctttcttccaatatTCACTATCATCCTGGTTCTAGCTACCATCCTCTCCCTCCTAACTGGCCTCCTACCTCCACTACTGtccttccattttgttttctctgctctGCATGCACAGTGGTTTTCTCAAGATATAAATCTGACCATGTCACTCCCTTCCTTAGCACCCCTAAGTGATTTTCCATGGCTTTTAGGACAAAAAGCAAAATTCCCAGCATAGTCCATGTGATGTTTTGGATCCAaaatgtgttaaaggcttgattcCAAAGGTAGCAATGTTCAGAGTTAAGGCCTTGGAAAGGTGATTGGATCacgagggctctaacctcatgatcacccattgatggattcataatttccTGGGCAATTGGAAGGTGATGGGAACTTAGGGGGAGCCTTACTAAagaaagtgggtcactgggggcttgcTCTTGAAGGCTATatctgtccccagcccctcttcttgTCTgtgtccctcttcctctccctcttttcctagCCACCATGAGGTGCGCAGCTTTCTCTGCCACaatgtcctgcctcaccacaggcctggCCACCTGCCAACCCACTTGCCTCACAGTCCAGGCACATGGGCATGCCCTTCTCCATTcgacctttgcacttgctgtctCCCTCTCCTGGAATGTCTTCCTCCCCTAGTCATCACCTACATGCATATGTTCCATATCTCGGCTTACCTGACTCCTTCGTGGAGGAACTTTTCTTGATATCTACACCAAGCCAAGATCCCCACATTCCTCCACAAGTGTTCCGTTCCTTTTCTTCCTTGCATTTTTCaggtttaatttccattttttgtggATGATCATTGGATTAATTCCCCCTAGCCCATCTGTAATTCTCCATGAGGCTAGGGcctgtttttcatttgttaatctGTACCTAGCATACTTCCTGTCATGGAACAGAGGTTCAAACATATTTGTAAACAAAATGAATGTATGCATTCTGCCTTCCAGATGCTTCCTCCTGGAATGTTGTCCACCTGACTCAGATGCGAATGCTAGCTACCAAAGGCTTACCAGTGATCCTTCCTTGCTCTTACAGTTCTTATACTGACATCCAAGTTAATTTAGCCTTCGTGTCCTTGACATGTTTTGATGGTTCTCCCTCAGGAGGGCCTGCAGGAACCTCTAGGGATGGGGGTTGAGTGTATCGGAAAAGCTTGTCCAGGGGATTCTACTCACTGCCTGCCTTGCTGAGACAGGGCAGAAGGAACCTCCTCCCAATCTTAGGATAATTACCTGGGATACGGGAAGAGACTTTCACACTGGTCTTCTCAGGAGTCCTGCTTCTTATcgtttcattctttctttccctcccaagACCCTCAGTTTTTCATAGATAGAATATTTACAGAGGAAATAGCTGCCTTTTTTTGTATATTGGTTCATTTGAAAGAGTAGATCTTTAGAAGGAGGGAAATGGCCACACCACGTTCAGTAAATCAGCATAACACTTCTCTGGTGTGTGTTTATTGCCTACCCCTTTGAGCTAAACGTGAAGCTGAGTGGTAATTGCCTGGGTCTCCAGGCGAGTCCATTACCCTGCGGAGTACTTGCAGGCCCCAGGAGCCCTGAGGTGTAATCTGCACACTGCTGCCTTGGCAACTGAGTTCACCAATGTTTGCTGTCCGTCCAAGGACAAGCAGGTATCTGCAACAGTGGGTGTTTCTAACAAATTCCCCTCTCAAATTGGCACATTCTCTGTGAGCTTTCGAGACTTCACAGTGTGTCTCACAGCTTGGGAACAATTTCCATCATCCTCTGACTGGCAAGTACTAGTTCTGTGGTAATTTGTGTCTTTAAAATCCTTTGATACACAATAGAGCACAGAGGTCCATTCTGCTTCTGACGTAATCACTTAAATACACATTCCCACAATGTTCCCGACATAGAGGATCATTTTAAACATGCCCCAAAGAACATTATGTTGTACTTCTTTAGCTTTTTCTATACATTTATGTTATCCGCATGTGCAAATaggttatttaatattttcttctgttctagATTATTTACCTATTCAAACCTGTGTTTCTCACAAACTTCCATAGTGTTGaataataagtttttatttttaaagtgttctaTCAAATCACTCATGGTCTGTCAAGGCTGGGTGGCAGTTTTATTAACTAGTTTCCCTCAAAGTAGAGAAAATGTCCTACTTTGCCCAGGACTACCATAGGAACCCAGGATAGGGAATTTTCAGTGCTAAAACCAGAAAAATCCAAGACAAGTGGTTATGCTACCATCATTTTTATCCTTGATAAGGAAACAGGCAGACCCCAATCAAAGGTTATTCCCTATGCAGATACTAGTTAGTGGTTGGTAGGAATTCCCTGAAACCAATACCTTGCTAagtatctttctcttctttaatatAAGAAACTAATTGAGCTACAACTCACATACCATGCAATCAATAGgcccatttaaaatgtacaactcAATGTTTTCAGTAGACCCAGAGTTGTGCAAACCTCACCACAAtccattttagaacattttcataacTCCCAAAAGAAGCCCTGTACCCATTAGCAGTGACTCCTACCTGCCCCTCCTGCTCAAGTCCAGCTTCTGGCAAACACTGATCTACTTTTAGTTTCTGttgatttgccttttctggacattttatatgaATGGACTCTTACAATTTGTGACCTTTTGGTTGTGTCTTCTTTTATTTACTATAATGTCTTcgaggttcattcatgttgtagcatgtatcagaaagAACTTCATTCTGTTGACAAATAATATCCTCCTTGTAAGtatgtgccacattttatttatctacttataaGCTGACAgacatttaaattgtttccatCTTTTAGCTACTCAAGAACAttcatatacaagtttttgtgtggtcatgtttttatttctcttggggaTATACCAACGAGTGAAATTCCAGGCCATGTGGTAATTctctgtttaacattttgaggaacttccCGTCTTCTGTCCAAAGtagttgcaccattttacattttacctctgattttttgttttattattgccATCTTAGTGGATGTGAAGTGCTTgctcatggttttgatttgcatttctctgatgaccaGTGATAATGAGTATCTCTTCCTATGCATATTGCTCAgtgttttaaatggaaaattagagCAGACATAAAAGATGTTTGCAAATAACAGATTATGTGCCCTAGACTTAAGACttttaactaaatatttaaaCTTATGCCCACAAATAACTTCCACTATCTTAAATCATTCTACCTGAAGGTAAAATCTGCATGTTTCATTTAAGCCATTGACTTTGCCTCACGACTAGAAACAGTCCCAGTATAAGTTGCTCTCGCTTATCTGATATTGGGCTACCCTCTGCTCTTTTCATCAAGCCTTGCTGCTCAACTGACTGTCTGCTCCCACAGCCAGTATCAGACCACGCACTTTGTGTTCCCCAGGTGTAAGACTAGATGTGCTTCCGGGTGCTTTGTTGGCCAGCTTCCTCAAAGGGCTCCATAACAGTGATCACTTCTACCAGTGAagcctgggccctgggctctTAAACACTCATcgtttcttccctttctcttaccTGTCTGATTTTCTGCTCTTTCGTctccttttctgttctctctctccagTTTCTTTTGTATACTCCaagcatttatttacttttgatcatttgttaatttgtccttcctttctttcctacaaaaattcaaaaaggatCCCGGCATGTTAGTTAGCTTTCCTTTACTAGACCTACTACCTGAGATAAACagcttacaaaaagaaaaggtttattttggctcatggcttcacaTGGCTTTTAGGTCTGTTGTGAGACAGCAAGCACATTGGGGTAGGAGAACATGTTGAGCAAGACCACTTACCTCCTGGCccataaacaaaagaagaaagagaagagaccagggtcccatgATCCTCTTTGAGTGCATGTCCACAATAACCCAAAATCTTCCCATTAGGTTCCACATCCTAaaggccccaccacctcccaacagcaccaagcGGCAAGCCTTAAACACATGGGCTGTGGGGGATATTCAgacccaaaccatagcactctATTCCAGCTCCTGCTCTTGCTGTCTCTTCTCCATTAATTGATTTTCTCTCAAGAAACCCCACTGATTTGGCAGAAAATAACAGGATTACTGGCAAGGCTACCAAGAAAATGATCTCGGTCAGAAAATATACTCTATCTGCAATATTTTTTGGAGGCTGAGAATAGGGGTTAGTAGTTTTCTTCTCTCCAGAGGGTCTTCCCTGGGCACAGCTGTTATCAGGATAGTGATGAACAGTATCTAAAAACCTCTGTGCCTGACCCCACCCCGTCATTGATCAGCAACCACTACAAAGATAATGTTTCAACATTTTAAACCCATTATTACTTGCTAAGTATGGGTCAAATAGCTACTACCTTGCAGTTTGGCAGAAGGGACAAGAATAGTGATAATAATTAATAAGTCAATAACAAAGCAGTGAGGAAGAATAATTTCAAGGTGGGGCAGTGCGTTGTAGAAACAGACAGTAGGGTATTAATATCATTTCTACAttgttattcattttattaagagATTAAACCCAGCTCAGGGAATATGGTCACATTTAGGAAACAAAATAGTCCCTCCTTTCCCAATCGGGATGGCCCTAAAGATACGCATTCCGGCCACACTGCATTTTCAGGCCTGACCAAAGAAATGTGGAGTCCCCACAAATAATGCAGCAAGCGATGCTGATgctggttggtttttgtttttcagagtcAAGGGGCCGGAGAAGGAGGAGAAGTTGAGGCGGGCGGTCAGGCAGGTGCTGAAGTGCGACGTGACTCAGAGCCAGC of the Sciurus carolinensis chromosome 11, mSciCar1.2, whole genome shotgun sequence genome contains:
- the Nnmt gene encoding nicotinamide N-methyltransferase, which codes for MESDFTSKDAYLRHFNPRDYLEKYYNFGSKPSAENQILKHLLKNLFKIFCLGSIKGDLLIDIGSGPTIYQLLSACESFKEIIATDYTDQNLQELEKWLRKEPGAFDWSPVVTYVCDLEGNRVKGPEKEEKLRRAVRQVLKCDVTQSQPLGEVRVAPADCLLSTLCLDAACPDLPTYRRVLRNLGSLLKPGGFLVIVDALKSSYYTIGQQRFSSLSLGQEAVEAAVKEAGYTIEQFEVISQSYSSTTADNEGLFFLVGRKADRSV